A genome region from Nycticebus coucang isolate mNycCou1 chromosome 22, mNycCou1.pri, whole genome shotgun sequence includes the following:
- the WASF2 gene encoding actin-binding protein WASF2 — protein MPLVTRSIEPRHLCRQTLPSVRSSELECMTNISLANVIRQLGSLSKYAEDIFGELFTQARTFAFRVSSLAERVDRLQVKVTQLDPKEEEVSLQGINTRKAFRSSTIQDQKLFDRNSLPVPVLETYNTCDNPPPLNNLTPYRDDGKEALKFYTNPSYFFDLWKEKMLQDTKDIMKEKRKHRKEKKDNPNRGNINPRKIKTRKEEWEKMKMGQEFVESKEKLGPSGYPPTLVYQNGSIGSVENVDASSYPPPPQSDSASSPSPSFSEDNLPPPPAEFSYPADNQRGSGLAGPKRSSVVSPSHPPPAPPLGSPPGPKPGFAPPPAPPPPPPMMGVPPPPPPVGFGSLGTPPPPSPPSFPPHPDFAAPPPPPPPPAADYPTLPPPPLSQPTGGAPPPPPPPPPPGPLPPPFGGLEGQPAIPPPLSDVTKPKSSLPAVSDARSDLLSAIRQGFQLRRVEEQQEQEKRDVVGNDVATILSRRIAVEYSDSEDDSSEFDEDDWSD, from the exons GTAAATATGCAGAGGACATTTTTGGAGAGCTCTTTACTCAGGCAAGAACCTTTGCTTTTCGGGTAAGCTCCCTTGCAGAGAGGGTCGACCGACTACAAGTTAAAGTTACTCAGTTGGATCCCAAGGAAGAAGAGG TGTCACTACAAGGAATCAACACCCGGAAAGCCTTCAGAAGCTCTACCATTCAAGACCAGAAGCTTTTTGACAGAAATTCTCTCCCAGTGCCTGTCTTAGAAACATACAATACCTGTGATAATCCTCCCCCTCTCAACAATCTTACTCCTTATAG GGACGATGGAAAAGAGGCACTCAAATTCTACACAAACCCTTCATACTTCTTTGATCTTTGGAAGGAGAAGATGCTGCAGGACACCAAGGATATcatgaaagagaagagaaagcataGG aaagaaaagaaagataatccAAATCGAGGGAACATAAACCCACGTAAAATCAAGACCCGTAAGGAGGAGTGGGAGAAAATGAAGATGGGACAAGAATTTGTGGAGTCCAAAGAAAAGCTGGGGCCTTCTGG GTATCCACCCACATTGGTGTACCAGAATGGCAGCATTGGCTCCGTTGAAAATGTAGATGCAAGCAGCtatccaccaccaccacagtCAGACTCTGCTTCTtcaccttctccctccttctctgaggACAACTTGCCTCCCCCACCAGCAGAATTCAG CTACCCAGCAGACAACCAAAGAGGATCTGGCTTGGCTGGACCCAAGAGATCCAGTGTAGTCAGCCCAAGCCACCCCCCACCAGCACCTCCTCTGGGCTCTCCACCAGGCCCCAAACCTGGGTTTGCTCCACCACCTGCCCCACCGCCTCCACCTCCGATGATGGGtgtcccacctccaccaccacctgTAGGATTTGGGTCTCTAGGGACCCCTCCACCACCTTCACCCCCATCTTTCCCACCTCACCCTGATTTTgctgcccctccccctcctcccccaccaccaGCAGCTGACTATCCGACTCTGCCACCACCTCCCTTGTCCCAACCAACAGGAGGagctcctccccctcctcctcctcctccccccccagGACCCCTTCCTCCCCCTTTCGGTGGTTTGGAGGGCCAGCCTGCCATACCACCACCACTTTCTGATGTCACCAAGCCTAAGTCCTCCTTGCCTGCTGTGAGCGATGCCCGTAGTGACCTGCTTTCAGCCATCCGTCAAG GCTTTCAGCTGCGCAGGGTTGAGGAACAGCAGGAGCAAGAGAAGCGGGATGTCGTGGGCAATGATGTGGCCACCATCTTGTCACGTCGCATTGCTGTTGAGTACAGTGACTCAGAAGATGACTCCTCTGAGTTTGATGAGGATGACTGGTCGGATTAA